The genomic DNA ATTATGGTGTGGTGGGGCTGGAGTCATTCTAAGCTcacttagggcgaaggcagggtgAAGTTAGTGGAAGTGTTAACCACTGAGTCACTCTGCAGCCCCTGATATTGATCAGAATCTTTTAAAATATACTAGTATATGACTATAatatgtttttctctcttccaaATGCTGATATACTCACTTATccaatatatttaaaatgcataaacCACGGTACAGTTGTactttcaggtcattctgacaGAATTCTAATTTTTGAATTCTAATTCTCCTTTCTAGAAATGCAAGCTTTCAATGGATTCACAGAAGAAGTTGATTGGCTATATCCGAAAACTGACTGGATGTAACCCTCTGGCCCAAAGTTTGCATCAGTTACTCTGTAAGAATGAAACCATATCCAGGACCCAGAAGGTAAATTATACACAATACAGAATGGTgtgatgttactttgacatatttattacttttatccCTGACAGAatgttatttcagtttattaaaaaacccttttttttctctttaatgtaGATTGCAGTGGTTGAAGGCCTGTATGCTCTCTTTCGAGAGCTTTTGCCACGTCTTGGAATGAATCAAGGGGAAAAGATCATTGAGGACCTTGATGTCTTTGAGTATTCAACCTACTGCTGGGCATATCTAATGTCAGAGGCTAAGGTATTTACAAACTAGTCCAACTTGTTTCCTTCATGTTTCAGCCAGCAAAGCttccagttcttttttttttttttttttttttaccatctaAGTATTCTATATGTGCTTGATGGGTCACGGCTCTGGGGAATAGTCCTGATCAGTTACAAAGTTTCCAATTGTAGTGCTGTCTATATGCCTCATATATCACTACCCTGTATTATTTGATAGAAGGAGACATCAGAACATGAGAATTATGCACCGTATGGTCTGATGGCAGAAGACGGCAGTCGCTTCTGTGAACCAGTCACTGTACCTGGAATACCAGGTGCCATGGAAAGAGCAGCTGTACTGCAGAAAATTAAAGGTAAGAATAATATGTCTATTGTTATTTGATTCATAAGCtcaaatgatgtaaaattatattaacAAACCCGCTAACGAGTACACATGCTAACTATGTAAatgtctgtgtcttgttttcctcTTTATATAACTGATATAGTGGATCACTAGTATAGGTTATAATAACACTTTCATTCTCATCTCTGTAATTGTCTGAGAGTAATTATGTGTTATTGAGGTAATTTTATTTGAACTGAATCTGTTTCTAAGATGGAGAGAGGATTCCAAACTGCAGTGATGAGGTTTTGCGAGAAACATCACTCAAGAGAGCTACCAACATTGAGAAAATTTTGCTCAGTGTTCATCCTTCACTCACAACCTATCATGTTTGGATTTCTCATGACAGCGTGACTGGTCAGAAGTAGGTATTATTAACTTACCTGTTCAGGAAATGTGCTGAAACTAGCAACAATAATGCAACACACATATGTGGACATAGGTTTGTCATACTTCAACATACTTTATAGTCCACTTATAGTACTTTATGGGCATATCAGTGGCCTACAGTAAATATCATTGTAGCACATGTAATGTAGATTAGTAAGACATGATCTAATCAGTAATGTAAGCATTGTGATTCTGTTTAATAATTCAGTTTTCAGATAAATACTGGCAGGACTTTTGGAAGCATGGTAGAGGACTTGAAAGCTTTCCCTGACCTCAGTGTGACtccaccactgctgctgaaggatTTAGGGTGTCAAGACCCACATCTTGTTTTCATAAGTGAAGGTACCACCCAACTTTTTTGTTACACATGTGCAaatgcatgcacacacgcacacacgcacgcatgcacacatgAATGCACATGGGGTTATTATGGCCCTGTCC from Acanthochromis polyacanthus isolate Apoly-LR-REF ecotype Palm Island chromosome 11, KAUST_Apoly_ChrSc, whole genome shotgun sequence includes the following:
- the LOC110963862 gene encoding uncharacterized protein LOC110963862, translated to MEHFIQGDFEVTVNLESDTIATLKNKLANESGIPSHVLHYKGDTGSGNTLQSCGITEGSTLYFSLSTFSEEAQAATAFFIDDVVPSVQQTSKGMSFLLSSLYIIKCKLSMDSQKKLIGYIRKLTGCNPLAQSLHQLLCKNETISRTQKIAVVEGLYALFRELLPRLGMNQGEKIIEDLDVFEYSTYCWAYLMSEAKETSEHENYAPYGLMAEDGSRFCEPVTVPGIPGAMERAAVLQKIKDGERIPNCSDEVLRETSLKRATNIEKILLSVHPSLTTYHVWISHDSVTGQNFQINTGRTFGSMVEDLKAFPDLSVTPPLLLKDLGCQDPHLVFISEDGWDYG